In one Bombyx mori chromosome 4, ASM3026992v2 genomic region, the following are encoded:
- the LOC101737741 gene encoding general transcription factor IIF subunit 2, with amino-acid sequence MTELDLSNTGRGVWLVKVPKYIANKWEKAPGNIEVGKLKISRVPGTRAKVQLSLSEAVLCLKDPGEQSIPKEHKLDVSNVNTQSLGVFSHIAPTNTDSVVPETENLYMEGRIVQKLECRPNDDVTYYKLKSESIKKASMPQRQVQQLDRIVQNFKPVSDHPHNIDYQERKKAEGKKARDDKEAVLNMLFAAFEKHQYYNIKDLQKITRQPIVYLKEILKEVCNYNLRNPHKNMWELKPEYRHYKQDVPVETKEDKNSNSDTE; translated from the exons ATGACCGAATTGGACTTATCAAATACTGGTAGAGGAGTATGGTTGGTAAAAGTACCTAAATATATAGCAAACAAATGGGAAAAAGCTCCTGGAAACATTGAGGTAGGAAAACTAAAGATCTCCAGAGTACCAGGAACGAGAGCTAAAGTGCAGTTATCCTTGTCAGAAGCAGTGCTATGTTTAAAGGACCCTGGTGAACAAAGCATACCAAAAGAACATAAGCTTGATGTTTCAAACGTTAATACTCAATCTCTAGGTGTATTTTCGCATATTGCCC CGACAAATACGGACTCTGTAGTACCAGAGACAGAAAACCTTTACATGGAGGGTAGGATTGTACAGAAATTGGAATGCAGACCAAATGATGATGTGACATACTATAAGCTTAAATCtgaatcaataaagaaagcatCCATGCCTCAGCGACAAGTGCAACAGCTTGACAGGATTGTTCAGAACTTCAAACCAGTATCTGACCATCCACATAAT ATTGACTACCAAGAAAGGAAGAAGGCTGAAGGGAAAAAGGCTCGTGATGATAAAGAAGCAGTGCTCAATATGCTGTTTGCAGCATTTGAGAAACATCAGTATTACAATATTAAGGATCTTCAAAAG aTCACCAGACAGCCAATAGTATATTTGAAAGAAATTCTGAAAGAGGTCTGTAATTACAATTTAAGAAATCCTCACAAGAATATGTGGGAGTTAAAACCAGAATATAGGCATTACAAACAAGATGTTCCTGTTGAAACAAAGGAGGATAAGAACAGTAATTCTGATACTGAATAG